The following coding sequences lie in one Apostichopus japonicus isolate 1M-3 chromosome 13, ASM3797524v1, whole genome shotgun sequence genomic window:
- the LOC139978556 gene encoding uncharacterized protein, whose protein sequence is MATRIALIHAKQNENKMNIKCQKCLEKGHWTYECTGKRKYLHRPSRVEVLDKKLKEKEKKKKEIKDSDRREDSDDGDDENDKDSDGKSSSSSTADSSPDSSSGSSGSSSDSGDSSSSSSSSDDSSDDDSSSDSSGSERKKPRKRRKKMK, encoded by the exons ATGGCAACGAGAATTGCTCTGATCCATGCAAAGCAAAA TGAAAATAAGATGAACATCAAGTGTCAGAAATGTCTGGAGAAGGGTCACTGGACATACGAATGCACTGGCAAACGGAAGTATTTACATCGTCCTTCCAGGGTGGAGGTGTTAGATAAGAAATTgaaggagaaggaaaaaaagaaaaaaga GATCAAGGACTCAGATAGGAGAGAAGATTCGGATGATGGAGATGACGAGAATGACAAAGATTCCGATGGGAAATCCTCCTCTTCCTCAACAGCAGACTCATCTCCTGATTCTAGCAGTGGCTCATCGGGTAGCAGCTCCGACAGCGGAGATAGCAGCAGCAGCTCGAGTAGCAGTGATGACTCATCGGACGATGACAGTTCCTCAGATAGTTCAGGCAGCGAAAGGAAGAAGCCacgaaagagaagaaaaaag ATGAAATGA